A stretch of DNA from Glycine max cultivar Williams 82 chromosome 18, Glycine_max_v4.0, whole genome shotgun sequence:
taataatttgtaaacatctcattttacttaatatgattaaataaattcaagtatcaaataaaataattaagaaaactaaaaaattcatttgattAGATAACTAGttgaaaaataatactaaattaTTCTGATATAAAAACTCGCAAGACATATGttacaaaataactaaaataaatatataatataaaaaatattctttaaataaataattgtgatGTATGAAACAACTTTATCGAATATAATAATTCTATTCAATACATTGTATATGTGTCTTTAAATACTTTCGATATTTGCATGATTTCTTCCATCTTCAAGTTGTCTAATTTGCATCTAAAATTTTTGTATCTCggtagaaaataaataaataaatgttaatacTAAAGgataaatagtatttttattattttttcttacctactaaattttttttaattcaaatatttttacttcTCTTCAACcaaatcacttttatttttaacgTATTTTTCGCTTCTCTCTCTTATTCACTTCTATTCCACCTCTTTCCTTCATTACAACCAAACAGTGGGTTTAATTTATGAACAAGATATCTTTTAAGACTAatagtaaaaatttaattaataattaattatattgagttaacaaaggaaaaatattactaagaagcctttttatattaaaatatattagaatgCGATTAATTTAATGTCtatgaaaaagttaaattaatatatttttaaattacaataaaccataatatatactaacaattattaatataaaaagtgaGTGTCGTATATGATATTTGCTTGTGTACAACTGTTCACTTATTTTTAGAAGTaatactttttaataaattatactttatatgtatataaaaaatcagaattatactttattaaaatgatttttgtaataaaaaaataagtagatagatatagatatacattaataaattccatatatatatatatatatatatatatatatatatatatatatatatatatatatatatatatattattactcaTGGTATTCTGTTCGTCTGTTGCAAATCATAGTTTATAActgtaacaaaaacaaaaaatataaaaagtgtgtTGGGTAAGAGAATACCATGCCAACCATTGCTAGATGGGAATGATGGTAGGTGAATTCAATTAGGCTGCATGAACCACAAATAATATACTATCACATCATTATCCATCGTCTTACAGTTAGTAATAGTTTAGTTTCTACTTTGTATGCTCGTCTGCTACAGAACAAGACAAAATTCATTGTatacatgttttttaaaataaactgtATGACTCGAAAACACAAAATACATCATGTGATCACATGCTAACAATCCTCCACCATACCCGCTTGATTAGCAGAAATATATAATTGTAATCACATAACATACTCTCTGACCcccaaatgaaaaacaaaagtgaTGTCTTCTCATCTTGAAATGAAATGGTAAAAGATCATGTTGTTTACTACATAAAAACGCTTACCACACAtgattatatttaagtttaaatatgtttgagattttttatatatatctgatttttattttcatgtcacattttaaattttattatgactaataatatttatatattcactTTTTCTCTATCGATTCTATCTCATTTgtagtttattttctttcctttcttataAGATTACTTATCATGgtaactttttttcttattactaatcttatttctcttttcttaccaTTCAAATCCACTCTATAATGGAATGGAGGGtttatattttcccttttatattttatactatcTCTCATCTAGGGAAGCCCTTAATGTGAATTTTTAATATGGCAATAAGGCAAAAATCTTCTTTCAAAAAACTCAACTGATAAAAATTCATCCCATcacaaaaatattacatatgaAATGACGTGGTACACCAACTCATCAAGGATCATTAAGAAGTAAGAACAACAAAGGGGACACGTGTCAAAGATCTAGAACTGAATCTGGTAGTTGCTACACAGGAAATGGCCCTcaccaaatataataatatggaagcataaatatagttaattgtGGTTTAAGCTTTTAGGTATTGCCGTTGgcttagagagagaaaaaaagcaTCAAGTGTTGTGTTGGGAACTCCTCTATAATACATGACCCATAAGGGGGTCTGTTTGTAAAGTCCCAAGCATTTGTCATCACTCAAAGAGTGGACAAGTCCCGTCAAAATTGCTGCACCTTGGTCTGCACCTTCCTTGCTCCGTCCCCTTATTCTCTCTAATTCTTCACCCTCTTAATTAAACCTTCTCCCTCGTTCCCCTTGTGACCACAACACACAACAACACAACACATATATAGTTCTTTCTTTTGTAACAAACCCTCATATTATAAGCTGATCCAGGATTAGCTATTTGGAATCACCAAATATATAGGATCATTCCAACATGGGTTTTTCCTCAAAAGAAGAGAAGTCCAAAAGAATATTGAGGGGCTTGAAGACTCTGTTCTTCTTGATCACTATGGTTATATcgcttcttcttttctctgccCCGGTTCTCCTTGTTATTGCCGATGCACTTGTTCCTTCTGCTTTGCTCTCCACGctatctccttcttctttctccttggaAACTCTCGCTTCCCATTTCCACAACTACGATTTTAGATACTCTCTCATTGATATTCCCCTTGTGTCAATAATACgatccttcatcatcttctgtaAGTACATATACTCTTATTTGCACTAGTAAATTGAAATTACTAGCggaacatgtaatttttgaataAGTTGTCACTAAAATTTAGTGATTCTAGAGTTAGTGAAGGAAATCAATTTTCCGTCACCAAATTTGGTCACtaattcattctttttctaGTAGTTAGTGCTTGCACACACAACGACAAGGTGtgattttgtagtgattttcgAGGACCCTTTTGAAGGTTGTTTAATGGgttgtaaactttttttttttgtgtaggtGTTTATAGTTTGTGTGATGGACCAAGGCTTTCCCGTGGACCTTATTTGGGGATCACGACCATGTGCTCTGTTTTGTCTCTGATGTTTGTGTCGTTCAAAGCCGTTTACATCTTCAGTGTTTCGGGTATTGATCGAAGTGGGTATGTTCGTGCCACCGAAATAGCTCTGTTCGTGTGCTCTTGTGCGTTGGCCGTGGGGCATGTTGTGGTGGCCTACAGAACAAGTTGCAGGGAAAGAAGAAAGCTTTTGGTCTACAAAATTGACATTGAAGCTGTAAGTGTCTCCCCCTCATACACTCCACTTGGTTTCTTCCCACCAAagccaaattaaattttaaaattaaaataattgcgTGTGTAAGTGGAACAATattaatttgcaaaaaaaaaaaagcttaattttaaaaattaatatttttttaactgtaTAATGACTAACAAAGTTAGAATCTAAAATTGATAttgtatattcaaatttcaagtctaATAGGTTTGAGATTTGATTTTCGATTTgaatataaaatcataatttgaaGTATTATTATATCTCAAAATAGATTAATCTGATGCGAAATGATTAGTTTAATgtcaaattaaaaacattaaataccttccttaaaaaaacacatttcgaGTCTAGTAAGTAGTGGGTTGAAATTAGTATTATCTTTTAAgtgaaaaattaagttaaactaGTTTCCACTTTAATGTTTTGGTAACGGGGGGTGGACACGGAGGGAAGAAATGGGAATTTTTGTGAGGTAGTGAGGCCTCACCTAAGTACCGTTGTTGATGATCAAGGAAACTTCGTTCGTGGCCTTATTTATTGGGTTTATATATGGGAGGGTTGATTTTCCCTGCCTCTCTGGAAGGTCAATTGTTTGGTGACAATTCCTCTTGAAGGCAAAATTCAAATTGGTCcttgcattttatttattttttcagctTTGGCAACATAGTTTGTTGACTTTTCAAAACAGCCAAATTGTGCTGGTTGGAAATTGGGCAGGGAATGCGGTCATATGGGGATGTTGGACTTCTCATCAAATCTTCAATTTATAGTATTTATAAAAaccttttatatttcttatttttaatccaAATAAGACTTGGTCTCACGTATAAATCCTTTTTTGAAATCTCGTTCTTCCTTGTGTCTAAAGAATCTTTATAAGATAAAATGGGAAATAGCCGACCTTAATTGATGAATAAagtcaataatatataatttacaaaTATCTAGGTATGTATTTGATCATGTGGGGTATGCAGAGATACGTtaacttattttgatttaaaattctatcaatttttttttttgatttaaaatagtaCTAATTTTGTAGCCTAAGATCACGGCCTTCAACATTGCCATGATGCCATCCCAATAGGCACCTTGCAAGTTGAAGGTATTGCCCACTAACAGGAACAGTTATTGATGGGTTTCTCTCACCTAGTCATACGAAATGAACAAGTTATTCCCACGTGCTTCACACACCATAATAGTAGTAccatattttgatatttacatATGTTTATCTGAACAAACagataaaaagtgatcaaaacATTAACCATGTTCTACTTTTGATGTATTCGCAGATTTCAGCTTGCAAAAATGGGTATCCCAGGTATCCGAAGATTCCTCAAGAAGAAAGAATCAAATGAACTCACATGTGCCTCTACAAGATTAAAGGATATATCAATATCAACTATACGTATATATGATTTTCAACTAACACAAACAGCTTCTGCTATTCATCATATTATGTTCTTGCGTGCGTCAAAGGATGCTACGGTAATTATCTTTTCATGACGAAAGACTAACtatcttttttgttgttgtaaaaTTAAATAGTGATTTGTGTAACCAAAACCTAATTGCtactcttttttctcttatttcaggTTTATCCAAAGGATGCCAGTAACCTTTGACGCCTAATTTTCTAACCTCGGATACTGTCATAGAAGTTTACACTCTACCGCTACCAGGATACATAAAGTTGTTGAATGGTGTTTAGGTATAATTAATAGTGATTAATATATGTACAATAGTGCTTCCATCTTTGGCGATTTATgtataactattttaatttgttttgttattcTTGTTTTCCCTTTGCAATTGTTTCGTGTATAtcttcttgtatatataaaaatgaatggTTTGTTATATGTAGTACCGGATTCTTATTAAGATGTAAAGTTGATTAATTATTGTTGCACTAACTTGGTGttttaggcttttagcaatCAAGGGAcatcttgatttttttaaaaaaaattgacgttTTCCTGCACGCATaccacattttaaaataaatagagaaaaaaacatgggtagttcaaataataatcatatatatgatggtcgtaaaataaatattaaaggcttaacaaaaaaatatagtttttattttaatacaaaaatacaaaatgttaatttttaccAAGCAGGGTGGCTTGgccataaaaaaatacataattttttacagattcttcaattttattttattttttaaaatagaacatTACTTTTACTCATAAGTCACAATAACTCCTTAGTCCTTAAAGTCCGaacttttattattgtttaattttcaacttctcactatttttcttctatttcatcttgttaagaaataaaataaatcataatttttgtaTTCAATGGAATCGAAATCAATATCATAagcttataataatttatacatttattcAACCAACTAAATTACATcacaaataaatcataaatttgtttACATTGTGAAtgacattaataattttttaatatgatgaAGTTAATTATTGATGAATTTGCATCCAACAAACGTTGTCGAGCTTTAACTTGGCCGATGATTATAGTgaattattctctttttttctacttttagttttacattatatataaaagtattaatcATTCTAATTTTCAGCTATTGATTAAGTTGAATATAGTATTAATCTtggaaaattactttttatctttgtatTTGGCTTAGCCCTAGCTCGCAAAAAAGATTAACTATCTTTGCTCCAGCTAAGTTAATATATACaacttttcttttaagaaaaatcttatatatgtaaattaagagagaacattttttttccttcgcACATTATTATGAAGataaaaagactaaattaattttctccATAATTTAGCCTTCTCTCGTCAAAACTAATAATTGTTTCCACCTCATCATGATGCCCCATTGTTACAAATCTTTGCCCACTATTATTCATTGGTCTAGTCAGGCTTTGGGGCTAAGTTGCTTGTGTTAAGGCTAGACTTGGCCGTCAAATTGGTTGACTAGTGTATGGAGGATTTGATTTAAAGACAACCCCAATATTACGGGTAGCCCTAGATTCATGGGATCGGGGACACATTTTACTTGACACCCATGAATAAATTTGACAACTTCAACAATTCTGCATGTGTTTAGTTTTTAATAGTAGGACCAGTTCAATACATaattaaacaaatgataaagaaGTTTAGAGAACAAGCTTCGGTGAATAAGTTAATATTAATGTATTCCTCTTTTATTTATCTCTAATTTGAAGGGGTACCAATTTTACTCTTTGGTGTCATCTTAAAAATTTATGGTAAATGTTCtaacagttttttttatacaaaagaaAAGTCATAAGTAACTTTATATAAAAAGCTATATGACCCCCCCCTTCTAATTTTTAAGGGAATATCAAATTGGCTTTTCAGCTCACCtagtaaatatttaatttttaataaatgtatgCCTTGAGTTTTAATTATATCTCTCAGCTTAAACTTTACAGCattgttgttttaaaaaaagaggAATCAAATTCCTATCAAAGATTCTCTTTCCCACATTGGAATACTTTTCGTGTATACTAATACAAAAGAGGGAAtgttaataatatttgattaataatattatattagatAAGTGAGAGGAATATTGTCAtaccttaaaattataattctctaatattttatttccatgtacataattttaaaattgaactcAAAATTACATGTTTCAGAGATTAGAATATCTTTAGGTAGAATCAC
This window harbors:
- the LOC100811069 gene encoding uncharacterized protein, producing MGFSSKEEKSKRILRGLKTLFFLITMVISLLLFSAPVLLVIADALVPSALLSTLSPSSFSLETLASHFHNYDFRYSLIDIPLVSIIRSFIIFCVYSLCDGPRLSRGPYLGITTMCSVLSLMFVSFKAVYIFSVSGIDRSGYVRATEIALFVCSCALAVGHVVVAYRTSCRERRKLLVYKIDIEAISACKNGYPRYPKIPQEERIK